DNA from Candidatus Woesearchaeota archaeon:
ATCTGCTCTGGGGTGAACCATTCTAGGGAGAAATGGTCGCCAGCTACAAGCATGTCGGTTGTGACAAGCAGGCATTTGTTCCCTGTATATTCAAGGACAGCGCAGTCGTCTCCCGCAGCCTTTATTACCGCCTTATCACTGATTTTCCTGCCTGTAATCCTTTCTATCAGCTTAAATTCGCCGCCCAGTTCCTTAATATTCATCTTAATATTTCTCCCTTTCTTCCCTGTTTATCCTGGCAGAGCAGAAGTCCCCGCACATTGTGCATGTGTCTTTTTTTGTCTTTCTGAGCTGCCTTGCCTTTTCCGGATTCAGGGCAAGCTTATACATTGCTTTCCAGTCTAAGTTTGACCTTGCTTCTGCCATCTTATCGTCGATATCCCTTGCGCCCTTTATTCCGCGGGCAATATCAGCAGCATGTGCAGCAATCTTTGAAGCTATTACCCCCTCTACTACGTGGGCAACATCCGGCAGGCCAAGATGCTCTGCCGGAGTCAGGTAGCAGAGGAAATCTGCGCCATGGTAAGCAGCTAAAGCGCCGCCAATCGCGCCTGTAATATGGTCATAGGCAGGTGAGATGTCTGTAACCAGCGGGCCTAATACATAGAAAGGGGCCTCGCTGCAGTATCTTTTCTCGAGCTCAATGTTTTTCTTTATCTGGTCTAGTGGAACATGGCCGGGGCCTTCAATCATCACCTGCACGTTATGTTTTACTGCCCTTTTAGCCAGCTCTCCCAAAGTTTTTAATTCCTGTATCTGGGCTTTGTCTGTCGCGTCTGCCAAGCAGCCCGGCCTCAGCCCGTCGCCAAGGCTTAGTGTTACGTCATATTTCTTTGCCATGCCAATAATCTTATCATAATTGGTGTATAGTGGATTTTCCCTGTTATGATGTAGCATCCATTTCACCAGGAAGCTGCCCCCCCTGCTCACAACACCCATGAGCCTGTGCTTGAGCATGGGGATGCAGCCCTTTGTAAGGCCGCAATGCACTGTGATAAAGTCAACTCCGTCCTCTATGTGCTTCCTTATAGAATCCAGGAAATCCTGTTCGGTTATATCCGAAACATTCTTTTCGGTAATTGCCTGGTATATAGGGACTGTGCCTATCGGGACATTTGAATGCCCTATTATTTCTTTCCTTACCTTGTCGATATCTCCTCCTGTACTTAAGTCCATCA
Protein-coding regions in this window:
- the thiC gene encoding phosphomethylpyrimidine synthase ThiC, with the translated sequence MNQLEQAKNGKITEEMMQVARYENIDADKLRQNIAEGKTVVVKSTKHSCKPLGIGKGLKIKVNSNIGTSNFSHDLNLELKKLKVSIKYGTDTVMDLSTGGDIDKVRKEIIGHSNVPIGTVPIYQAITEKNVSDITEQDFLDSIRKHIEDGVDFITVHCGLTKGCIPMLKHRLMGVVSRGGSFLVKWMLHHNRENPLYTNYDKIIGMAKKYDVTLSLGDGLRPGCLADATDKAQIQELKTLGELAKRAVKHNVQVMIEGPGHVPLDQIKKNIELEKRYCSEAPFYVLGPLVTDISPAYDHITGAIGGALAAYHGADFLCYLTPAEHLGLPDVAHVVEGVIASKIAAHAADIARGIKGARDIDDKMAEARSNLDWKAMYKLALNPEKARQLRKTKKDTCTMCGDFCSARINREEREKY